In Cyclopterus lumpus isolate fCycLum1 chromosome 13, fCycLum1.pri, whole genome shotgun sequence, the genomic window AAGTTTAAAAACTGCACAGGAATAAGCCACTGTTgtagttttgttgtgtttttcttgccTAGCAAATGGTCTACAACTGCattctttttattatacatCCCTCGGTTGcataatacatacattattGTTGAATCTTTAAATGCCCGTCTCCAGTTTGTAACTCAGGGTTTCTTAGATCTTTGAGTCTTGGGTCCGAGCAGAGATTTCATTATTGTTTCTGACTTTCGAAAGCTCCCACTAGAGAAGCAGGAGACGTGATGCACCGGCCGAGTAGGACTGGAATTACTCGCCGCTATCATGTGTAATATATTCCATAGTTTTAAACCTTCTCATTCTTCAGTACACTGTCAAGCGTCCAGACCAGCCGGGCGTTGTGCTGTAAAACCAGTCTGGTCCTGTGAACTGTGACGCTCGCCTCGGTGTCCCTCTCCTCGGATCACTTCCCGGTCACCTGCTGCTCATTCAGATGGTATCGAGAGCAGAGCTGTTAAttctgccctgtgtgtgtgtgtgtgtgtgtgtgtgtgtgtgtgtgtgtgtgtgtgtgtgtgagagagtttaTTTCCTCAGGTCGCAGCCACAGTGGAACATGTCTACTTCGCCTTGAACCGGAGTTCATAAATGACATGTTTGCGGTGCAGCTTGTTGTCTTGTCAGGTTTAAAGATTTGGAGATGGAGTAGAATTTAATCATATCTTATTCATGACCCTCTAACTTTTTCACTGCTGAATTATACTTTCTCTGccattaatacatattttatgaAGGAGTAAACTGAGTGAATAAGCCACACCAAATGTGCACCCTCTGACATCCCTTTGCATGTGTAATGATCTGTACCCAGAGAAAGTGCCTTTTCAAACGTTCGTTTGTCTTTCCCCTCGTTTCCCTTCCAGTTCACCCTTCAAAGAAGAACCGTCAGACGTGCGTGAGAAAAAGTCTCATCTGCGCCTTTGCCATGGCGTTCATCATCAGCGTCATGCTCATCGCAGCCAATCAGATGCTGAGAAACGGCATGGAGTAGCTCCCACTGTGATCAGGggcggggagagagagacgagccATCCTGCATGTGCGGTGAGATTAATCGGAAAAGAACTACAAGGAATTACGCAAAGATCCTCGACCAAATCCACTTTTAAGACTATTCTCAGTGGCATGAGTGGCACCTCACAGGACTCCTCCCCCTTTACCCCGACAGGGACACCCAAGGGCTGACATTACACATAATAACTCTGTCATGTCTGTTTCCCTGAAAGAAGAAATTACACGGAAAAAAATTTGATTGAGTGCAGGAGTTCAGAGCTGCTCGCTTTCCCAGCAGGCGAAATGTGACTGCGGCTCTGTCACCCACCAGGATTCTAATAAGCCACCAGGGCTGCAGGGGCTCTGAAAGGGAATGAGAGAGGGGGAACAATTACTCCATTATTATAGCGCCTGGAAGCACGATGACAGACCTCGTGAACGCCGTCAGGCCGCTCCTGCAGCGCCCGCCGGCTCTTTGACTTTCTATTTTTCCACGTCTGTGGGGCTGGTATATGAGGTGCTGGCATCGGGTTCATCAGctctacacactcacacaggagCTTCTGTGGGTAACACACCGTCGGGTGAACGCTGTTCAGgtgcaaagaaaatgtgtgtgtgtgtttcctattAAAGGAcacaaaaagataaataattcaCCCTTTCACTATTCACACgatcatactgtatatatcatcCATCTGTGATTTTCAGAGCACTCGAGTTCTATTGCAAGGTGCTTGAATTCCTCTCATCTTGTCTGCTTCTGCCTCAGTCGGTGATTGCCTTGCAGTCGATGTAGCGAGAAGTTCTCCAGCtcatctgacctttgacctttggtgCAGTTTGTCTACCCAGCCGCTCCATAGTCTGTTGGCTCCATTGCTAAATGATGCGTTTACACTGTAATCCATTGACACTATGTTTCGTATTAGTTGTAAAATGTAGGTTACGCCACATCATCTAAATCAACAGAGCAGTTATTGAATGTCGAAGTGTTTTGGTGtggactgttttttttcatctttaatgAATTGTAAATTAGTGGTGTGAAAAGTTTAATCCACTTCAGTTTTCTTGCGCTTGCTTTTTTTGGGTTTTAATTTTACATCCGCAAAAgtttttttcaagcaaaaatgcccCAAAATGTCAGTATGTCAGGGTTAACACTCACCATGttgactttattttatatttgaaacaGTTCCTGTTGTGAATGTTGAACCCTGACAACTTTTGTGAAAACTTTCTCACAGGCTCTGAAATCCTGCACTGACTCCCATCTCTCAACATGTCCTTCTGTCCtgctccctctgtcctcctccctctctcctgctccctctgccCTGCCCCCGTCCTGCTCCCTCCGtcctgctccctccctcctgctcccgtcctgctccctctctccagctccCGTCCTGCTCCCTCTGTCCTGCTCCATCTCTCCTGCTCCCGtcctgctccctccctcctgctcccgtcctgctccctctctcctgctcccgtcctgctccctccctcctgctcccgtcctgctccctctctcctgctcccgtcctgctccctccctcctgctcccgtcctgctccctctctccagctcccgtcctgctccctccctcctgctcctgtcctgctccctctctcctgctcccgTCCTGCTCCCGTCCTGCTCCATCTCTCCTGCTCCCGTCCTGCTCCTTCTCTCCTGCTCCcgtcctgctccctctctcctgctcccgtcctgctccctctctcctgctcccgTCCTGCTCCCGTCCTGCTCCATCTCTCCTGCTCCcgtcctgctccctctctcctgctcccgtcctgctccctctctcctgctcccatcctgctccctccctcctgctcccgTCCTGCTCcatctctcctgctccctctctcctgctccctctcagCACTCTTCCCAAAGCCATTGAGCCACCCAGAGGTGACCCAGACAATACAATGCGATATAGTTGATCCTGGATTATTTGGGATTATTTCTGTTGCACTGGAGCGTCATCCATTCCCAGTAAAATGAGAAGGAGGGCTGTAGGTTTGTGCGAGAGTGCCACCTAGAGGTGAAGGGAGAGTGATGTGTTTCTCTCAGCACTATGGGATATGTGACATTGCATTCACAAGTTCTGCCAATTGTTCatcttaaatgttaaaatatgagGATTTATGAACGTCGACTTTGATCTACCAACACTGCACTTGTTTTTGAACACAGTGTATTTGTTGCCTAGATCACACTGATtctgtattattgtttttttaatctatggAGGTTACACagcttttatttgtgtatgtcAATCGTCTTTTGTCTATTTGTTCtttgtctttaaaatgtaattttcaattgtgatgggttttttttggggggggggggggtgagtagCAGTAACTGTAGTTCCAGTTTTGCTGAAAtcaagcccctccccctgcagCAAGGTTGCATGTTTAAAGAGTTTAATTTGGGATGTGTCTCTTGGATCCcacgtgtttctgtttttcaacTATGTGCATAACTAATAACATAGCATATGTATtcgacaagcacacacacatactttgcatgtacaatatttaagCATGTAGACTAGAGAAAGACTATTAGTTGTACTATTTATTAGAGGCATACTAATTATGAAAGTGTAAATACGGAAGTCTGTACAAAAGTCATATGATTAAGCATTGATGCAAtaaaacttgtgtttttttttaaattgggcTTTATGTTACATTTTACACTTGTGTTTATCGTCAGCTCATCAGTCACAGAGATCAGACCATCACGCATTTTGGATAACTTTAAAGCCGTCCAATAGCATGCATGAAAACATTCCTTCAAAGGTTTAATACTAAATTAAAGGACCTTTCAAATTGCTCAACGTCACTGCATAACTGACTCCTTAAAGGACCCCCATCGTCACGTAAACGACCGGGAGACACAGTTACTCATTCCATGTAGATGTCAGCTTTTATTCTCACAATTTGAGGgcctgtgttttttaaaatgaaacgaTTGGTCCCTTGGTTGTTTTCCTGGATTGACTTTTCACCTCAATGTATGAAGGGATGAGGCCGTCATTGACACAAATGGTGACCGTGTCAGAAATGTACAAACTGCCGTACGTTGACAATCGAGGACGTTGTTAAAGATGTCGTTTGACTGCTCTGCATTATAATTCATACCACTAGTTGTAGATTATCCATTGTGACCACACTGACACCACTGGAGGGCAGCACTTGGCAATGAGCCGGTGAAGCTGGGTCACATATGTGTGAATTCATCAACGCCTCCACATACAGAATATTTCCATTTTGTAACCCAGAGTTTTCTCCTGTTAAAATAACTAGACTTATTTTCCAAAATCTCACCATATTCAAAATGTGTATCCTAATATGTCTGCTGGCAGCCGCATAGAAAACTGTCACATTTATCTTCCAGCTGAAGTTGTGCCGTTACGATAGAGTTTCTGTTCAATATTGgtgataatcataataataatattgtgtatGTTGCCATTTCGACACAGATAATTGCAACGCTTCATCCAGAGTGACTTACGAGCAGAGAGCAAGGCAGAGGGGGccaaaaaacaagcaaaacatgATGTCATTGATGTGACTCTGTCCATATGATAGAAGCAGATTCTATTATCTGCTCACGGGGAGATACATACACTTATAGGACAAGCCTGTAAATATGGAAACTATAACCCATTGTGATTTTTAAACCATCTCTCTcagaaatgacatgtaatgtgacCAAATTAAGGTTTCACCTCCAAAAAAAGGCTGCAAACATTCAACTGTTTGCAGGATTTCTGTCAACATGTAGTAATCCCATTTGGAGCCGGGAGGAGACGAGCAGGCCCGTCGTTGAAAGAGCCCGATGAGCATCCAGTTTTGTGTTAGCATGCAGGCTCTGTCCTCCAGAGCCACACCACCCTCCTCCTGTTTCAGTGGCCTCTTCGGCTTTTAGCTCCAGAGCAGCTGAGTGAGAGCTGAACAGCAGGGCATCCTGGGGGTCTGGTACAAGGACAGAGGTGAAGCCAATACGCCCGATTGGCTGCCTCGGATGATGTAAAATGTTGGTTTTGACTGAAACCACGCAAATGAATGGAGCAGTTAACATAGAAAACTGGCTCAGCATGCTTGCTTTTCTTAGTATATTCTTCGACACACTGTAGTATTACATTTGTATGAATTATTTcgacatgcatatatatatatggcttttAAATTACTTCTTTAGATGTAACTAGGGATTTTGTCATGACCCTTTTTTACATACTATATTATGtctttatattgtatttattcaattacTATTGTCACGAATTCCCCGTCTTATTACCGGTAGTTGTTTTCGTTCTGTTTTCTGGTTTAATTAActcatgtcatttcagatcctgcttcacacctgatcatccttcattcccttcacctggtcctcatgcccatctcacctgcctgttctgaccctttttaaagtttgggttttaattacttttttttcatactatactatgacttatgaCATGCGACATGTGGTTCGATGGCTTTTTTCCACATATTATACTAAAGCTCTTTTTAGGACTTTTTAGATACTATACTTtggctttttatttcttttgtgaCTATGCTATGGCTTTTTCATGACTTTTTGACATACTGTAGTTTTTATGCTGATGATGACACAATgactttttaataacatttaattaaaagaagGTTCCAAAATAAATTGCATAAAACATAATCAATACTGAACTAAACTAAACTCAAAAACAGCAACTCTATCCTCAGAAATGGTTACcatgcacaaaaaaacaggaaatcagtTGTTTATTGGAGAACAATCTTGAGAGCAAAAATCCAACTGATAACATGGAATTAATTGAATTCATGACATCATATACATCTcaatacaatattaatatgGGCTTCAAAGGCCTTCAGCATTTCCACTTGTGCACTTTTCTGTTCCTGATTCCATCTTCCTCCTGTAGTCTGCAGTTCTCCTTCTGAGCAGAAAAGGGCTTCAGGCCTACAAGGTTTGGCCATCGTTGTCCCCATACAAAACTTACAATCATGCTACAAGATGCACTGCGTTTGGTGCTATCGAATGCTTTGAGTAAAAAtggcaataaaaataaagacaaatccATCCACGACGTATAGGAAAGCATGATTTTTAGCCCAGTAGTCCTCGACAATGATTTTTGAGATGATTTACAGCAACTGCAAACAAACGCTGTGTTGCACCAAGTAATAATTATTGTAGCTAGAAACCAtatcccccccttcctcccctcccccacatAATACTGAACACATTTTTGGCTGACCACATATCTTCATCCTTAAACTTAAAAACATTGTGAAGAAGTGGCGGAGGAATAATGGCAACGTCACATCGAAAGTCTGTCAAATTCGGATGGAGAAACAGTCCTCGTGCTGAATTGGCCTCGTTTGAGTGTTTCCACAAACCTCTTATCACTGAGACGTTGACCTCTCGCATCTCTTTCAAGCCACCTCTGTCTTCTCGTCAGAAGATGAGGAGCCCGTTCAGCCGTCGGTTGTCCTTCGGCCCAGCCGATGGTCAAGGGGCCGGCTCTTCAAAAAGTCCTCTGGTGTCATTTGGTCCCGGTGAAAATGGCGAGTCGACTACTGCTTCATGGTGTTCTTGATGGTCCACCTCTGCCCGGAGCAGGGGTACAGGACCAGCAGGTGGCCGAAGTAGACGTTAGCCGGTACCACCTCCAGACAGCGGCCCGTGGCTCGATTTATGAGCGCTTCGTTCTGCGgcgcaggggggggggagactttCTTGTGTTATCAGGGTTCACAGAGGGCCCGGGTACCACACGGTACCCAGAGGTGCACAGATGATGTCATTTCATCTTCTCAGGTTAGTTATTCATTGTATTCTTAATTGTGATAAATGAAAAGGAACTTTTGTTATGACTTTTTATATAAAACTATACAACTCTACAATTGATTTTTTATgacacaaaacattttcatcaatcaatgtttctttgtgtagagcctttaaaaaaatccattaCAATAAAAAAGTTTGTCTCCTGCATGCAACACGCGGTCTAGCACGTTATACCAGCACCACGAGGTAACGGTTTCAACTTATCTGGTTTTCTTATTCAGCACACATAATAATTTCACtgaggaaaaaaagtgtttttctttcgtCCTCTCACCTGAGAGAAATGCCATGTCTTCTCCTTCACGTTGGTCACCTTGTCACAATTGAGGAGCTGAGGAAAGCTGCCGATCTGATCGTCCACCACACAGCGAGTGTCGTCCCCGGTGCTGCCCAGAGGGCCCAGGAACAACTGGCCCTCTTTGGTGTAACGTCCTAGCTGAGGCAAAAACACAGAGACGGCACTCACACAACAGCCACGGACATGTCTACTGCTAAGTTCCCCACCCAAATGTCTGAGAGGGACACAGTGACCACTGTGTGCGATTGATTACTTAGAAATACAACACAGGTGTGTCTAATGAGGGTGATGTTGTGCTGCCCTCACTACCAGAACTGAAGTCTGACTCTGCTCTCTTCCGGTGCCGAGACCTATGCTCCCTGTAGCCCATGCTTACCACCGTAAGCTAAAAAAAGAGATGCCGAAGGGCTGAGGAACTGACAATGGCTGACTCTGTGCTTTAGCGCAACAAGTGCAACACAGAAACATTCTCAGGACTCTCTCCGAGGAGGCTGTGAATCATGTCACTGAGGAAAGACGCTGTTAAGAGTAGACAACGGGGTTTCAGAGAAGAGGCGAAGGAAGTGTTGGGAGGTTTGGCTGAGCCTCTGGTCTCCCCTGTTGTACCTGAGGACCCCAACCATGGCAAGGGTGCAGGGTGGCCGTGTGGTTCTCCTTCATGCCCTGATCCATACACAGGTGGCTCGCTTTGGAGTTACggatctgaaataaaaaaaacgtcctTGAAAGTCACACCCGATTTCACATGGCGCAATTCTTTGTGGACATTTGTAATATTCCACAACAGTATTTAGATATACTTaagatgtttttaataaatcatgGCCACTATCAGCCAGTCAGCATTCTTGTGTATGTCTTACTATATGTGAGATAAAAGGATACGGATCTAAatgtaagtttaaaaaaaatctctatatatattataatgttttaCGATAACACAGGACTGTGTGTAGAGATGTTGTAGATGTCTTTTTGCTTTGGGATTGAGATCATTTCTTCTATAAACCCCCCAGGATGAAGTCCTCTCGCCGGTCTCTCACTCATCTCATCAAACGTTGGATGTAAGAGCTTCTCCTCGCGGCCTCTTTCTCCTCCGTGTCTGTTTGAGGGCTGACTCACCTCGCCGTAGAACAGCGTGTTGTTGTACCTCCTCATCTCCGGGTAAACGTTGTCGAGataccactcaaagctcttacACTGCAGACTCTTCCTCAGCGCCACCCTCTGAGAGATGTCTCCGTAATCAATACCGTGGTCCTGCCAAAGCCAAAGGAGTCATTATGGGGAGTGTTTGCTATTTTGTTTCATATAAATagttaaataatataattataaaataagaGCTTTCATATTTTAAACCATTTTGCTATGGTTTTGTATTGATTACGAGCACAATAAAGAGTCAACTAATCGTCCCTCCCTGACCTCCATGGGGATGTTCCAGGCCAGGTAGACGTTGGGCTTGTATTCGTCCATCCAGACCTCGGCCACGCGCAGAGCATTGCGCCGCGTGTGGAAGGCGATGTTGCTGTGGTAGGGTTTCTTCATCCGGGCGATGTGAGCCACCCTGGAACAAGGCAGCACCTCCATGCTGCCCCCGCACAGCCACACCTGCAGGTAGGGGGTGTTAAACATTTGGAATAATTTGTCTGATCAGCGGAATAATTGAAGTGTTTATTCTCCTTTTAGCTTTAATTTGGTCTCACACAACTCTTTTTGCTGGAAACACAAGCCTTTGTTAGGTGATGAGCGGTGAGACTGAACCATAAAATGTGCCATCAAAATTAAAAAGAGCGCTATGTGCTGTTGAGGGGCAAAGCTGGGTATTAATTATAGGATTCATATTACAGAGAATATTGATTTAATGTCACATCAAGGAAGGTATGATGAAATCGGTTTGAAAGAAACACCAATCCAATAGTTCAATATTCATTCCTTTTCCTTTTAGTCAAACAAAGCAGCAGCCAAATAACCCTGCAGGACAACAAGAAACTCTCCGATCAGCGACAAACTCCCCAACCTTCCCCCTCCAAGTGACCCATTTTTCAGTATTGCCCTGCTGTGAGCGGCACACAGAGGGCTGGTCCTCCAGGGCTCCTAGCGGGGCCTCATTTATCAGCAGTGCCACTGCTCCACTTAAACCTACAGGGGGGAGGCGGGAGCAATGAGGAAAAGGGGAAACTGGGTGGCACACTAACCCGGATGCCCAGCTCGATGTTCTCCCCTCCATAGACGTCCATGCCCGAGTCGAGCAGGCCGAGCTCGCTAAAGTAGTCGCGGTTGGCCACGAAAGAGCAGCCAATCATGGCGGGAGTCCTGTGACAAGGAAAGAACAACAATCTGAAACTTAAGGTGTGTGCAGCATTGAGAATGCAGATTGGCACCTCTGTCTGTTATTTGTGGTTGTGTAGGATTCTATACATATGTTGAGCATGTGAAGCTGCACgtttttgttcatgtttctaGTTTTTTATCTGGTAATTTAGCAGtgtttattttgacttttaAGACAATTATGAAAATTTGATTTAACACCAATATCCGGTTGAAAAACTGATTATAAAAATTCCATTTGCAAATTGCTAATTGCTTTGAGGGAGTCTGGTACCCAATCAGCAGCCTATCGGTCTTTTTCCCCTCGTTTTTCCCCCCCTCACTCATCCCAAGAGAATGAACTTTTGACAATGTGCCCATTGTTGcaatcatattcatattcatccaagtgtgtgttgtgtatgaaTGAAGTCGGCTTGCCTGATGGGAGCGGATATGTCCCCGTCATCCCACCACTGTTTGGGCGGGTTGATGTACATGCACCACAGCTCCCAGTTGTAGCCGTGGCCCGAGTTCTCGTAGCGCTCCACCTCGAACGTGTCGTGCTTGATGTTGTCGATGGAAGGAAGAATAATCCTCTTGTGGTCCTCTTTTATTCGGGCCAGGACCGGCTCGGCCCTGGTGAGAGTagaaaaaacatacacatgtacacacaaactGGAAGGGACACGCGGCGCAGAGCTCCTCTACAGATCTCCACTCTCTCACCTACTTCAGTCGGTTGTGAGCTTCTCAAGCTGGACCAACTTTATTACTAATTCTGTTTGATTCCGCTCAGCGCAGCTCTGGGGGGCATGTGCACATCCCAGAGTGAACTGGGATTTGTACGGACTCTGAAGCGCGCACCGAGCTGGAAAACGAGCAGGGGGGACGGAACAAAAAGGTTCTCGCATCTGTGCCGGATCAGTTTCATCTTTTATGGCTTTTTTAGTTTTGGGGGTGTTTTTTGCATGTTGTTTGATGAGCTATGTGTACGAGGGATTCTGAAGGCTCTACTCGTCCCCTCCTCTCCTTATCGTCAAACTTCTCAGGTGTGAAATTGCTTTCTGTGTGTTCGTTTTTACGCCGCTTCCGcttccccctctgtcctctgcgtCGATGATTCTGTAAAGCACTTACAAAGTGATACACTCAGTACACCGTGTTCTGCAACACGATGGGGCGTACTCATCCAAGAGAGGAGGGGATTTACAGTACTCACCAGGACGGGGTGAACTCCACATGGGCGTCGAAAAATCCCGTCACTTCGGC contains:
- the galnt17 gene encoding polypeptide N-acetylgalactosaminyltransferase 17, with amino-acid sequence MAFVLRRWRVLLVLNVIAVAGFVTFWAKCNTRSSVQAAGPEAAAAVAGTRPRANGTTQGPSVSHEVLLKRLSSLEDVVYRQLNGLSKSLGLIEGFGGRGKGGIPATLLPAEESDAKYLREKYGYNAYLSDRISLDRTIPDHRPGKCRKASYPRDLPQISLIFIFVNEALSAILRSVHSAVNHTPAHLLKEIILVDDNSDDEQLKGPLEEYVNKRYPGLVKIVRNQKREGLIRARIEGWKVATAEVTGFFDAHVEFTPSWAEPVLARIKEDHKRIILPSIDNIKHDTFEVERYENSGHGYNWELWCMYINPPKQWWDDGDISAPIRTPAMIGCSFVANRDYFSELGLLDSGMDVYGGENIELGIRVWLCGGSMEVLPCSRVAHIARMKKPYHSNIAFHTRRNALRVAEVWMDEYKPNVYLAWNIPMEDHGIDYGDISQRVALRKSLQCKSFEWYLDNVYPEMRRYNNTLFYGEIRNSKASHLCMDQGMKENHTATLHPCHGWGPQLGRYTKEGQLFLGPLGSTGDDTRCVVDDQIGSFPQLLNCDKVTNVKEKTWHFSQNEALINRATGRCLEVVPANVYFGHLLVLYPCSGQRWTIKNTMKQ